Proteins encoded together in one Mastomys coucha isolate ucsf_1 unplaced genomic scaffold, UCSF_Mcou_1 pScaffold16, whole genome shotgun sequence window:
- the S100a9 gene encoding protein S100-A9: MATRTSQMERNIGTIIDTFHQYSRREGHHDTLSKKEFRDLVKMELATFMKKENRSEAIINDIMEDLDTNQDNQLTFEESMMLMAKLVFACHEKLHANNPRGHGHSHGKGCGK; the protein is encoded by the exons ATGGCCACCAGAACATCTCAGATGGAACGCAACATAGGCACCATCATCGACACCTTCCATCAATACTCTAGGAGGGAAGGACACCATGATACCCTGAGCAAGAAGGAATTCAGAGACCTGGTGAAAATGGAGTTGGCAACCTTTATGAAG AAGGAGAACAGAAGTGAAGCGATCATAAATGACATCATGGAGGACCTGGACACAAACCAGGACAATCAGCTGACCTTTGAGGAGTCTATGATGCTGATGGCAAAGTTGGTCTTTGCCTGTCATGAGAAGCTGCATGCGAACAACCCACGTGGGCATGGCCACAGCCATGGCAAAGGCTGTGGGAAGTAA